From a region of the Triticum aestivum cultivar Chinese Spring chromosome 7D, IWGSC CS RefSeq v2.1, whole genome shotgun sequence genome:
- the LOC123164497 gene encoding sulfiredoxin, chloroplastic/mitochondrial-like, whose amino-acid sequence MASTSSLDLGKIVPPAGFLHCRAAVLSAPVLWGRSASGRCSLAVSVSSSNGAAGLSPLSDSEKKGPVVMEIPLEDIRRPLMRTRANDSDKVQELMDSIRVISLQVPVGFLSFNINFSKIIFF is encoded by the exons ATGGCGTCGACCTCTAGCTTGGATTTGGGAAAGATTGTGCCGCCGGCCGGCTTCCTCCACTGCCGCGCCGCCGTCCTCAGCGCCCCTGTTCTCTGGGGGAGGAGCGCGAGCGGGCGGTGCAGCCTCGCCGTCTCGGTCTCGTCCTCCAATG GTGCAGCTGGGCTCTCCCCACTGAGTGACTCGGAGAAGAAAGGTCCTGTGGTGATGGAGATCCCGCTGGAAGATATCCGGAGGCCGCTAATGCGAACGCGTGCTAATGATTCTGATAAGGTGCAGGAGCTCATGGACAGCATCCGTGTCATCAGCCTCCAAGTACCTGTGGGCTTCCTTTCCTTTAACATTAATTTTTCCAAAATTATTTTCTTTTAG